A stretch of the Oenococcus sp. UCMA 16435 genome encodes the following:
- a CDS encoding response regulator transcription factor, with protein sequence MVKPIILIIEDETAIVAYLQTELKFEDYIVLTASDGEMGLSVFEQNSNRINVVLLDWMLPKRDGLEVLRRIRKLNSQVSIILMTAKSDIGDKVAALDSGADDYITKPFEIEELLARLRVTIRHQNKPRPKLYQVSNLVLDLDAHRVTRDGQVIDLTQREFQLLTYLIENAGKTLTRDDLLDNVWGVDFNGQYNTADVYIRYLRQKIDDHFYPKLIHTVRSVGYVLRAK encoded by the coding sequence ATGGTAAAACCAATCATTCTTATAATCGAAGATGAGACAGCTATTGTAGCTTATTTACAGACGGAACTTAAATTTGAAGATTATATTGTTTTGACAGCTAGTGATGGCGAAATGGGCCTTTCAGTTTTTGAACAGAATTCAAACCGAATTAATGTAGTTTTGCTTGATTGGATGTTGCCAAAACGAGATGGGCTCGAAGTTTTACGGCGCATTAGAAAATTAAATAGTCAGGTTTCTATAATTCTTATGACCGCTAAAAGTGATATTGGCGATAAAGTAGCTGCATTAGATTCTGGTGCAGATGACTATATTACGAAGCCTTTTGAAATTGAAGAACTTTTAGCACGTTTAAGAGTGACGATTCGTCATCAAAATAAGCCACGCCCAAAACTATATCAGGTATCTAACTTAGTGCTGGATTTAGACGCACACCGTGTTACAAGGGATGGACAGGTTATTGATTTAACGCAAAGAGAGTTCCAACTTTTAACATATTTAATTGAAAATGCAGGCAAAACGCTTACTCGCGATGATTTACTTGATAATGTTTGGGGAGTTGATTTTAACGGTCAATATAATACAGCTGATGTTTATATACGCTATCTTCGTCAAAAGATAGATGATCATTTTTATCCGAAGCTTATTCATACGGTTCGTAGTGTTGGATATGTCTTAAGGGCAAAATAA
- a CDS encoding HAMP domain-containing histidine kinase, whose amino-acid sequence MRKVKNFFHNLLAFIRPLKNSSALIMTRSYFFLLAIITFSMVISVPTVLGYQLIRIQVQNANQYIKSLKKTNIDSAHDWNIWIRNNTFDSDVIFIKAQTNKKKTFYSDGASHVASKNYKHLFFSKKYLLDSKNWHDFNHYKLYYTKTVTQYGNHFTVWINLYKVFNIIKITLYTLLIIICLVLIFGVWLIWQLSQRLTTPLSYLSSATEKVSLKIKQSNQRMEDRLPEPTSPTEVNELAVSFNQLLDVISEKEVREKQFVSDASHELKTPIAAINGHLKLIKRRGREHPEIIENSFDYISNETRRMQHLVQNLLDLSHAERDELNITKINLSELLVEISKNVPFPQKIKTKFSSNIYIKADLDQIHEIILAILENSSKYSPLDCPIILNIEQNSGKTIMRIIDFGKGISANDKKHIFERFYRADASRSNSIPGSGLGLSIVKELANRQHIKINVLDNYPRGTIFELSLPR is encoded by the coding sequence ATGCGCAAAGTAAAAAATTTTTTTCATAATCTATTAGCCTTTATAAGGCCGCTAAAAAATAGTAGTGCCTTAATCATGACGCGCTCTTATTTTTTCTTGCTAGCTATTATTACATTTTCGATGGTGATTTCGGTTCCGACTGTTTTGGGTTATCAGCTGATAAGGATTCAAGTACAAAATGCAAATCAATATATTAAAAGTTTGAAGAAAACAAATATTGATTCTGCTCATGATTGGAATATTTGGATTAGAAACAACACTTTTGATAGCGATGTTATTTTTATTAAAGCTCAGACAAATAAGAAAAAAACTTTTTATTCTGATGGTGCTAGTCATGTTGCTAGTAAAAATTACAAACATTTATTTTTTTCAAAAAAATATCTTTTAGATAGCAAAAATTGGCATGACTTTAATCATTACAAGCTATACTACACAAAGACTGTCACTCAATACGGAAATCATTTTACAGTTTGGATTAATTTATATAAAGTTTTTAATATCATAAAAATAACTCTTTACACTTTACTAATTATTATTTGTTTGGTTTTGATTTTTGGAGTTTGGCTAATTTGGCAATTATCACAACGATTGACAACACCTCTATCTTATTTGAGTTCTGCGACTGAGAAGGTAAGCCTTAAAATTAAGCAGAGTAATCAAAGAATGGAAGACCGATTACCTGAGCCTACTTCCCCAACAGAAGTAAATGAGTTAGCTGTCTCATTTAATCAACTTTTAGATGTGATTAGTGAAAAAGAGGTCCGTGAAAAACAATTTGTTTCAGACGCATCTCACGAATTAAAAACTCCCATTGCTGCAATTAATGGGCATCTCAAATTGATTAAACGCCGAGGGCGTGAACATCCTGAAATTATCGAGAACTCTTTCGATTACATTTCGAATGAAACAAGGCGAATGCAACATTTGGTACAAAATCTATTAGATTTATCTCACGCTGAACGAGATGAATTGAATATCACTAAGATAAATTTAAGCGAATTATTAGTTGAAATATCGAAAAACGTACCCTTTCCACAAAAGATAAAAACAAAATTTTCCAGCAATATTTATATCAAAGCCGACTTGGACCAAATACATGAAATCATTTTGGCCATTTTAGAAAACTCCAGTAAATACAGTCCGCTGGATTGTCCAATTATTTTAAATATTGAGCAAAACTCTGGGAAAACGATTATGAGAATTATTGACTTTGGGAAAGGAATTTCTGCGAATGATAAAAAACATATTTTTGAACGTTTTTATCGAGCAGACGCCTCTCGTAGCAATAGCATTCCCGGTTCTGGATTGGGTCTTTCAATTGTCAAGGAATTGGCAAATCGTCAGCATATTAAAATCAATGTTTTGGATAATTATCCAAGAGGCACGATTTTTGAATTATCTTTGCCTAGATAA
- a CDS encoding FMN-binding protein, which yields MAIAIDGYLLFFKKSSAENIAIDSSVNSQSNSNASESSSTSSSSSSSSVDSGYQNGTYTGKSASMRWGNVQVKVTISNGEITKVQTIKYPTDNPHDQQVNSSVLPTYEDEAVKNDSSKIQSFSGATETWKGFTKSLQSALNKAES from the coding sequence TTGGCTATTGCGATTGATGGTTACCTATTATTTTTTAAAAAAAGCAGTGCTGAAAATATTGCTATTGATTCAAGTGTAAATTCACAAAGTAATTCTAATGCATCGGAGTCATCAAGCACTTCTAGCTCGTCTTCAAGTTCTTCTGTGGACTCCGGTTATCAAAATGGAACTTACACCGGCAAATCAGCCAGCATGCGTTGGGGGAATGTGCAAGTCAAAGTAACGATTAGTAATGGTGAGATTACAAAAGTTCAAACTATTAAATATCCAACAGATAATCCTCACGATCAGCAAGTAAATTCTAGTGTTTTGCCAACCTATGAGGATGAAGCTGTTAAAAATGATTCTTCAAAAATTCAATCATTTAGTGGAGCCACTGAGACCTGGAAAGGATTTACTAAATCCTTACAAAGTGCTTTAAACAAGGCGGAATCTTAA